A segment of the Ipomoea triloba cultivar NCNSP0323 chromosome 1, ASM357664v1 genome:
GGAAAGGGAACATTGAAGAGGCCGAGTCAATTTTTTATGGCATGTCCGCTAAAAATATTGTATCTTGGACGGCAATGCTCTCGGCGTACGGTCAAAACGGGCTGCTCAAGAAAGCCCGTGAcctgtttgacaaaatgccccaACGAACAGTTGTGTCGTGGAATGCGATGTTAACGGCTTATATGAGGAGCAGAGTTGAGATTGATGAGATATTCAAGTTTTTTGGGTCGATGACAGAGCGAAACGCAGTGTCTTTTGCGGCTATGGTCACGGGGTTTGTTAATGCAGGGAGTTTCATTGAGGCTGAGAAATTGTATCACAAGACTCCAGTGGTTTTCCGTGAGCCAGTCTGTTCAAATGTGCTGATAAATGGGTACTTAAAGAATGGGAAGCTGGAGGAGGCAGTTCGGGTTTTTGAGAGTATGGTGGAAAAGGATGTTGTTTCTTACAGTTCAATGGTTGATGGGTACTGTAAAAATGGGAATGTTACTGAGGCTAGGAAGTTGTTTGATGTGATGTGGGAGAGAAACGCGGTAACTTGGAGTTCTATGATCAATGGGTATATGAAAGTAGGGTCCTTTGAGGATGGGTTTGAATTGTTTCTGCAAATGAGAAGGGAAGGTGAGGTGAGGGTTGAGCCAACTACATTCACTATAATTTTTGAAGCTTGTGGGAGATACTGTAAATATGAACTAGGTTGTCAAATTCATGGATTGGTCTTACGATTAGGACATGAATGTGATGTTTTCTTAGGCAATTCCATCATAACCATGTATTCTAGATTTGGTTATATAAATGCAGCTAGAAGTACATTTGATGCAATGATACATAAGGATATAATTTCATGGAATTCTCTTATTAGTTGTTATGTTCAAGGTGATAGACTTGAAGAGGCTTATGAACTTTTTGAGATGGCCCCAGAGAAGGATGTGGTTTCTTGGACCACTATGATTATGGGGTTTTCTAACAGAGGGTTGACTGAGAAGTGCATTGCTTTGTTTGAAATGATGCCCAAGAAAGATGTTGTTGCTTGGTCTACTTTGATTTCTGGGTTTGTTCATAAGGGAGAATACGAGGAAGCTATTTGTTTGTATATAGAGATGCTTAGAAGTGCAGTTAGACCAAATTCTATTACTTTATCCAGTATGCTCAGTGCTTCAGCTGGGTTGGCAGCATTGAATCAGGGTTTGCAGGTACATGCTCATGTTTTCAAAATGCGTTTGGAATATGATTTGCTAATCCAAAGCTCCCTCGTCTCAATGTATTCCAAGTGCGGAAGCCTAAACGATGCTTATAGAATATTCAAATCTGTCAGGGAAcccaacatttttatttttaatgccATGATAACTGGATTTGCCCAAAATGGTTTAGGCAATGAAGCACTTATATTATTCAAAGAGCTGGAGAGTGAAGGTGAAAAACCAAATGGCATTACCTTTATCGGTGTTCTCTCAGCCTGTGCACACACTGGGATGGTAGAAGAAGGATGGAACTACTTTAAGTCCATGAGATCATTATATATGATAGAACCAGAACTTGATCACTATGCTATCATGGTTGATATCCTTGGTAAAGCGGGTTTGCTTGATGAGGCAATGAGTTTGATCAATTCAATGCCACTTGAGCCCCACTCTGGGGTTTGGGGTGCTCTTCTCAGTGCAAGTAGGACTCACTTGCGTCTTGATCTCGCAAAGGTTGCAGCTGAGCATATTTCTAACTTGGAGCCAAGCAACTCTGCTCCTTATGTTGTCTTGTCAGACATTTACTCTTTTCTGGGGAAGAAGGAGGAT
Coding sequences within it:
- the LOC116015399 gene encoding pentatricopeptide repeat-containing protein At1g53600, mitochondrial — its product is MLTMRRALRVYHSFRNYTSLSILRYFVSATRTLKNCNADRIKFLIYCNSQISENGRKGNIEEAESIFYGMSAKNIVSWTAMLSAYGQNGLLKKARDLFDKMPQRTVVSWNAMLTAYMRSRVEIDEIFKFFGSMTERNAVSFAAMVTGFVNAGSFIEAEKLYHKTPVVFREPVCSNVLINGYLKNGKLEEAVRVFESMVEKDVVSYSSMVDGYCKNGNVTEARKLFDVMWERNAVTWSSMINGYMKVGSFEDGFELFLQMRREGEVRVEPTTFTIIFEACGRYCKYELGCQIHGLVLRLGHECDVFLGNSIITMYSRFGYINAARSTFDAMIHKDIISWNSLISCYVQGDRLEEAYELFEMAPEKDVVSWTTMIMGFSNRGLTEKCIALFEMMPKKDVVAWSTLISGFVHKGEYEEAICLYIEMLRSAVRPNSITLSSMLSASAGLAALNQGLQVHAHVFKMRLEYDLLIQSSLVSMYSKCGSLNDAYRIFKSVREPNIFIFNAMITGFAQNGLGNEALILFKELESEGEKPNGITFIGVLSACAHTGMVEEGWNYFKSMRSLYMIEPELDHYAIMVDILGKAGLLDEAMSLINSMPLEPHSGVWGALLSASRTHLRLDLAKVAAEHISNLEPSNSAPYVVLSDIYSFLGKKEDEEQSITIPKILKGEWFKEGFKPPIFNEMENANLDDVEGVFQLSEECHVTQK